In the genome of Sorangium aterium, one region contains:
- a CDS encoding serine/threonine-protein kinase — MTSRGVLPESVIPPPSEVTDAPDEKQRARARLGMTVKNKWRIDSLLGVGGMASVYAATHHRNGSRAALKILHAEFARDVGIRERFLREGYVANKIDHPGRVAILDDDITEQDEPFLVMELLDGETVQQLWKRKSRKLPVAEALWIAGEVLLTLESFHAEGIVHRDLKPANIFITKDNVVKLLDFGVARMRGAPGDKTKAGTALGTPSFMAPEQAMGLTEGVDGRADLFSIGATLYAVLSGQRLHQGRSDNEAFILAATTPAPSLARIAPELPASVIGLVDKALAWDKRNRFESAAQMRQEVLRVLEEVGASVPRRSSPTSTRRPPPDDSPTAVGMRAAEEPAPQDEPGEAEPDDPAVTRLTEVFRRMERLLPAVRHYGFRHPDADNKLRATFQAIVEALRADGTLVHWTLTPYAFEHRRRTVWEPQHPLDLVPYNLFAAGVRRVQLLPGITEDELRALCEVLLLDPLRDLAPEDDVAAALWERRLEHVRYDVVSVFVEGDAADREQFWHEADDLEGMARRAAEEKANRAEAAAMVIDTDAAALRAARRAASALALDPVAQRALGTQLVMSPDRWSERFVEVVADAFLNARRYKDVELVTEPMAASARDLILARRFEVLFGMHDAIEKALDALAPKQQGGALATELARGMFPPDTMRLLLREATRVVMTAAPGGAAQPAPVDLDLVAQRLAPILHKLGSETLPVAMEVVGHTGHEALRRALLGHVERTLPGHEEGVVDALMTLDLDVARPILKMFAASRTQGALGALKRLSGCANAALRCEAIAHLATSPEQIRDELLSLAESAPPDVRVAALRTLAHHQVRAAGPLLVRRVQDSSFHQLTLDERREFLGALYTLNPARGESVAVELLQRHGLLADDAAEQTRCLSAELLGREARSQEALDAALAATKRRPWNSQALRDAAGAAAEAIAARLGKRISTAGEVP; from the coding sequence ATGACCTCACGTGGCGTCCTCCCCGAGTCCGTCATCCCTCCGCCCTCGGAAGTCACGGACGCGCCGGACGAGAAGCAGCGGGCGCGCGCCCGCCTCGGGATGACCGTCAAGAACAAGTGGCGGATCGACTCGCTCCTCGGCGTGGGCGGCATGGCCTCCGTGTACGCCGCAACGCACCACCGGAACGGCTCGCGCGCCGCGCTGAAGATCCTGCACGCCGAGTTCGCGCGCGACGTCGGCATCCGCGAGCGGTTCCTGCGCGAGGGCTACGTCGCCAACAAGATCGATCACCCCGGCCGGGTCGCGATCCTCGACGACGACATCACCGAGCAGGACGAGCCGTTCCTCGTGATGGAGCTGCTCGACGGGGAGACCGTCCAGCAGCTCTGGAAGCGCAAGAGCCGGAAGCTCCCCGTCGCCGAGGCGCTCTGGATCGCGGGGGAGGTGCTCCTCACGCTCGAGAGCTTCCACGCGGAAGGCATCGTCCACCGCGACCTGAAGCCCGCGAACATCTTCATCACGAAGGACAACGTGGTGAAGCTGCTCGACTTCGGCGTGGCGAGGATGCGCGGCGCGCCCGGCGACAAGACGAAGGCGGGCACGGCGCTCGGTACCCCGTCGTTCATGGCGCCCGAGCAGGCGATGGGCCTCACCGAGGGGGTCGACGGGCGGGCGGATCTCTTCTCGATCGGCGCGACCCTGTACGCCGTGCTCAGCGGGCAGCGCCTCCACCAGGGGCGCTCGGACAACGAGGCGTTCATCCTCGCCGCGACGACGCCGGCGCCGTCGCTCGCGCGGATCGCGCCCGAGCTGCCCGCCTCGGTCATCGGCCTCGTCGACAAGGCGCTCGCCTGGGACAAGCGCAACCGCTTCGAGTCGGCCGCGCAGATGCGGCAGGAGGTGCTGCGCGTCCTCGAGGAGGTCGGCGCGTCCGTGCCCCGCCGCTCCTCGCCGACGAGCACGAGGCGCCCCCCGCCGGACGACTCGCCCACGGCCGTCGGGATGCGGGCGGCGGAGGAGCCCGCGCCTCAGGACGAGCCGGGCGAGGCGGAGCCGGACGACCCTGCGGTCACGCGGCTGACCGAGGTGTTCCGCCGCATGGAGCGGCTGCTCCCGGCGGTGCGTCACTACGGCTTTCGCCATCCGGACGCGGACAACAAGCTCCGCGCGACCTTCCAGGCGATCGTGGAGGCGCTGCGCGCTGACGGGACCCTCGTCCACTGGACGCTGACGCCGTACGCCTTCGAGCATCGCCGGCGGACGGTGTGGGAGCCGCAGCACCCGCTCGACCTCGTCCCGTACAACCTCTTCGCGGCCGGCGTGCGGCGCGTCCAGCTGCTCCCCGGCATCACGGAGGACGAGCTGCGCGCCCTCTGCGAGGTGCTGCTGCTCGATCCGCTGCGCGACCTCGCCCCCGAGGACGACGTCGCGGCCGCCCTGTGGGAGCGCCGCCTCGAGCACGTGCGCTACGACGTGGTGAGCGTCTTCGTCGAGGGGGACGCGGCCGACCGCGAGCAGTTCTGGCACGAGGCCGACGACCTCGAGGGCATGGCCCGGCGCGCCGCCGAGGAGAAGGCGAACCGCGCCGAGGCGGCCGCGATGGTCATCGACACCGACGCCGCCGCGCTGCGGGCCGCGCGCCGCGCCGCGAGCGCGCTCGCGCTCGACCCGGTCGCGCAGCGCGCGCTCGGCACGCAGCTCGTCATGAGCCCGGATCGCTGGAGCGAGCGCTTCGTCGAGGTCGTGGCCGACGCCTTCCTGAACGCCAGGCGGTACAAGGACGTCGAGCTCGTGACCGAGCCGATGGCCGCCTCGGCGCGCGATCTCATCCTGGCGCGCCGCTTCGAGGTGCTCTTCGGGATGCACGACGCGATCGAAAAGGCCCTCGACGCGCTCGCGCCCAAGCAGCAGGGGGGCGCGCTCGCGACGGAGCTCGCCCGGGGGATGTTCCCGCCCGACACGATGCGGCTGCTCCTCCGCGAGGCGACGCGCGTCGTCATGACGGCCGCCCCCGGCGGCGCGGCGCAGCCCGCCCCCGTCGACCTCGATCTGGTCGCGCAGCGGCTCGCGCCCATCCTGCACAAGCTCGGCAGCGAGACCCTGCCCGTCGCGATGGAGGTCGTGGGGCACACCGGCCACGAGGCGCTGCGCCGCGCGCTGCTCGGCCACGTCGAGCGGACGCTGCCCGGGCACGAGGAGGGGGTCGTGGACGCGCTCATGACGCTGGATCTCGACGTGGCCCGCCCGATCCTCAAGATGTTCGCCGCGTCGCGGACGCAGGGCGCCCTGGGCGCGCTGAAGCGGCTCTCTGGGTGCGCGAACGCGGCGCTCCGCTGCGAGGCGATCGCGCACCTCGCGACGAGCCCCGAGCAGATCCGGGACGAGCTGCTCTCGCTCGCCGAGTCGGCGCCGCCCGACGTGCGCGTCGCGGCGCTCCGCACGCTGGCGCACCACCAGGTCCGCGCGGCCGGCCCGCTGCTCGTCCGCCGCGTGCAGGACAGCTCGTTCCACCAGCTCACGCTCGACGAGCGGCGCGAGTTCCTCGGCGCGCTCTACACGCTCAACCCGGCGCGCGGCGAGTCGGTCGCCGTCGAGCTGCTCCAGCGGCACGGCCTCCTCGCGGACGACGCGGCGGAGCAGACACGCTGCCTCTCGGCGGAGCTGCTCGGCCGCGAGGCGCGCTCGCAGGAGGCGCTCGACGCGGCGCTCGCCGCCACGAAGCGGCGGCCCTGGAACAGCCAGGCGCTGCGCGACGCCGCGGGCGCCGCCGCCGAGGCCATCGCCGCGCGGCTCGGCAAGCGGATCTCGACCGCCGGGGAGGTCCCGTGA
- a CDS encoding DnaJ domain-containing protein — protein MAPQVDVISQNVSENIRREQARDLAASVVQALFRLVKLSTLHAIDNQAMVRQVEETVSLVQDFGQRSGHNVSILFTRGSVFVSGQLLKANRAVYEGALELGEVLSRCGYSEIGVAKDVRASDLYALASALAEALRSSKPALADRPAPRVRLRAVDEAVLRREVAIDREGDETSAIVRTYATAIVMIRRFYDDLRHGRYTLRQGVKRITQRLVDLSSNETPAFLGVTALRNQNHDDAGRAVNTAILSLAMARQITSDVVLLQRLSMAALLFDIARPRLTGAATSGSGGLVPQLSEQQEADVPAGTAVVLTALGLVNEPSVMRTVVAYEAHWVRRQPALGPVYRGLRQPTLQARILATARAFNDLLTAAPGQAPLSADEAIAKLEQEAADPADRTVLRLLVGALGIFPTGTLVELSTGEVALVVQTPAHPARYSQPRVRLVLDASGGPIPRALEVDLAERPRQGEPPRHIRRIVATSDDPAAASMRAHAAIQEAPQVSLRSPALAAESPPIRTAPASPLGNLRMPPQQQITRPSSPTLPMTNAPASRRTQPRASDAARGPASPPEATFGGLPGDGADARMLADLPPAPSGRLSPTLRPGRTTARWPDPPHLEPASVADPHSPAPGAHGEESWSVQTDSDPDEVPEESARPPSVRTRGWGDPPQRRERNPVSDLPPSAMAGPIAVLSLPGDPPTAEGTLARTPLVHLLVYMLDRRLTGTTCFINPEGVRHGIFFSDGVPAKIWTGTIIAPLDRVILDLGLLDEATLRETLRDITKRRVLHGRLLVSRGLLDRETVFGVLREQLVRKLVALYDLPPETRYAYYDAQNLLSSYGGPDLIGCEPLAVIMAGVRLHADDPLIDTTLDRIQNRQLGLHVEAEMKRFQLHRDEAAIVDLLRMRRMTLAELLASGVAQERVVRLMIYALAITRHLDLGAPGRRPVGVGGPAGPGRERAAGTPAADAAPAPQREPSGAAARSPRPAAGSTMPGPRPARGEADGRAPLRQPDDVAAPSSRRAGAPVAPRRSTAPPPAAAPEAASWSGAPTPSPAAPFDPRASGGDPGGGYRGVDPKALRPPPAPTFTTARVQPPPPQAPTVKMAAVGPEVRAARGAGRAEAASPVPPARAAEPAKPQGAAALAPDLPPLPRAAPNPELAARRAEIEARAASIDGESFFEMLGVAEDAPPERVQSAYFALAKRWHPDRTPAELQDVKPLVARVFARISEAYQTLSDPKRRAEYQSAPKEAPPPAEDEQKIARAVDAALEFQKAEILLKKNDLAGAEARARRALNADPEQPEYMTLLVWIQAQRRGDPPVLAEGATSAHYDDLIQTLDAVLEREPRYERALFYRGMLLKRSGRIDKAIGDFRLAAELNPKNLDAIREVRLQEMRSRTTTDPTPAGGLLGKFWKR, from the coding sequence ATGGCGCCCCAGGTCGACGTCATCAGCCAGAACGTGTCGGAGAACATCCGCCGCGAGCAGGCGCGCGATCTCGCCGCCAGCGTCGTGCAGGCCCTCTTCCGGCTGGTGAAGCTCTCGACGCTGCACGCGATCGACAACCAGGCCATGGTGCGGCAGGTCGAGGAGACGGTCTCGCTGGTCCAGGACTTCGGCCAGCGCTCCGGCCACAACGTCTCGATCCTGTTCACCCGCGGGTCGGTGTTCGTCTCCGGGCAGCTGCTCAAGGCGAACCGCGCCGTCTACGAGGGCGCGCTCGAGCTCGGCGAGGTCCTGAGCCGCTGCGGCTACTCCGAGATCGGCGTCGCCAAGGACGTCCGCGCGAGCGATCTCTACGCGCTGGCCTCCGCGCTCGCCGAGGCGCTCCGCAGCAGCAAGCCGGCGCTCGCCGACCGCCCGGCGCCGCGCGTCCGCCTGCGCGCCGTGGACGAGGCCGTGCTCCGCCGCGAGGTGGCGATCGATCGCGAGGGCGACGAGACCTCCGCGATCGTGCGCACCTACGCGACGGCGATCGTGATGATCCGCCGGTTCTACGACGACCTGCGGCACGGCCGGTACACCCTGCGGCAGGGCGTCAAGCGCATCACCCAGCGCCTCGTCGACCTGTCTTCGAACGAGACGCCGGCCTTCCTGGGCGTCACCGCGCTGCGCAACCAGAACCACGACGACGCCGGGCGCGCCGTGAACACGGCGATCCTGAGCCTCGCGATGGCGCGGCAGATCACGAGCGACGTCGTCCTGCTCCAGCGGCTCTCGATGGCGGCGCTGCTCTTCGACATCGCCCGGCCGCGCCTCACGGGCGCCGCGACGAGCGGCTCCGGCGGGCTCGTCCCGCAGCTGAGCGAGCAGCAGGAGGCGGACGTCCCGGCGGGCACGGCGGTCGTGCTGACCGCGCTCGGCCTCGTGAACGAGCCCAGCGTGATGCGCACCGTCGTGGCCTACGAGGCGCACTGGGTGCGCCGCCAGCCGGCGCTCGGCCCTGTCTACCGCGGCCTCCGCCAGCCGACGCTCCAGGCGCGGATCCTCGCGACCGCCCGCGCCTTCAACGACCTCCTGACGGCGGCTCCGGGCCAGGCGCCGCTCTCCGCCGACGAGGCCATCGCCAAGCTCGAGCAGGAGGCGGCCGATCCGGCGGACCGCACGGTGCTGCGGCTGCTCGTGGGCGCGCTCGGCATCTTTCCGACCGGCACGCTCGTGGAGCTCTCGACCGGGGAGGTCGCGCTCGTCGTGCAGACGCCGGCGCACCCGGCCCGGTACTCGCAGCCGCGCGTCCGGCTGGTCCTCGACGCCTCCGGCGGCCCCATCCCGCGCGCGCTCGAGGTCGATCTCGCCGAGCGGCCTCGCCAGGGCGAGCCGCCGCGGCACATCCGCCGGATCGTCGCGACGAGCGACGACCCCGCCGCCGCGTCGATGCGCGCCCACGCGGCGATCCAGGAGGCGCCGCAGGTGTCGCTCCGCTCGCCGGCGCTCGCGGCGGAGTCGCCGCCGATCCGCACCGCGCCGGCGTCGCCGCTCGGCAACCTGCGCATGCCGCCGCAGCAGCAGATCACGCGGCCCTCGTCGCCCACGCTGCCGATGACCAACGCGCCGGCGAGCCGGAGGACGCAGCCGCGGGCCAGCGACGCCGCCCGCGGGCCGGCCTCGCCGCCCGAGGCCACGTTCGGGGGGCTGCCCGGCGACGGCGCGGACGCCAGGATGCTCGCGGATCTGCCGCCTGCGCCGTCCGGCAGGCTCTCTCCGACCTTGCGGCCAGGGCGCACGACGGCGCGCTGGCCCGATCCACCGCATCTGGAGCCCGCCTCGGTGGCGGACCCGCACTCGCCCGCCCCGGGCGCTCATGGAGAGGAGTCGTGGTCGGTGCAGACAGACAGCGATCCGGACGAGGTCCCCGAGGAGAGCGCGCGGCCGCCTTCGGTGCGAACCCGCGGCTGGGGAGATCCGCCGCAGCGGCGCGAGCGCAACCCGGTGTCTGATCTGCCGCCATCGGCGATGGCCGGTCCGATCGCCGTGCTCTCGTTGCCGGGCGACCCGCCGACCGCGGAGGGCACGCTCGCGCGCACGCCGCTCGTCCACCTCCTCGTGTACATGCTCGACCGGCGCCTCACCGGCACGACGTGCTTCATCAACCCCGAGGGCGTCCGCCACGGCATCTTCTTCAGCGACGGCGTGCCGGCCAAGATCTGGACCGGGACGATCATCGCCCCGCTCGATCGGGTGATCCTCGATCTCGGCCTCCTGGACGAGGCGACGCTCCGGGAGACGCTCCGGGACATCACCAAGCGACGGGTGCTGCATGGCCGGCTGCTCGTCTCCCGGGGCCTGCTCGACAGGGAGACGGTGTTCGGCGTGCTGCGCGAGCAGCTCGTGCGCAAGCTGGTCGCGCTCTACGATCTCCCGCCCGAGACGCGTTACGCCTACTACGACGCCCAGAACCTGCTGTCGTCCTACGGCGGTCCGGATCTCATCGGGTGCGAGCCCCTCGCGGTGATCATGGCGGGCGTCCGGCTCCACGCCGACGATCCGCTGATCGACACGACCCTGGACCGGATCCAGAACCGGCAGCTCGGGCTCCACGTCGAGGCCGAGATGAAGCGGTTCCAGCTCCATCGCGACGAGGCGGCCATCGTGGATCTCCTGCGGATGCGGCGCATGACGCTGGCCGAGCTGCTCGCCTCGGGGGTCGCGCAGGAGCGCGTGGTGCGCCTGATGATCTATGCGCTCGCGATCACGCGGCACCTCGATCTCGGCGCGCCGGGCCGGCGCCCTGTCGGGGTCGGCGGTCCCGCCGGGCCCGGCCGGGAGCGGGCCGCCGGCACGCCAGCGGCCGACGCGGCGCCAGCGCCCCAGCGCGAGCCGTCCGGCGCGGCGGCGCGCTCGCCGCGCCCTGCCGCGGGCTCGACGATGCCTGGTCCACGCCCGGCGCGCGGCGAGGCCGACGGCCGCGCACCGCTGCGGCAGCCCGACGACGTCGCGGCGCCGTCCAGCAGGCGCGCTGGGGCCCCGGTCGCTCCGCGCCGCTCCACGGCGCCGCCTCCGGCCGCGGCGCCGGAGGCCGCGTCCTGGAGCGGCGCGCCGACCCCGAGCCCGGCGGCGCCCTTCGACCCGCGCGCGTCCGGCGGTGATCCGGGCGGCGGTTACCGCGGCGTGGACCCCAAGGCGCTGAGGCCGCCTCCTGCGCCGACCTTCACCACCGCCCGCGTTCAGCCGCCGCCCCCGCAGGCGCCCACCGTCAAGATGGCGGCGGTCGGCCCGGAGGTCAGGGCCGCGCGCGGGGCAGGGCGCGCCGAGGCGGCGTCGCCCGTGCCGCCGGCGCGCGCCGCGGAGCCAGCCAAGCCGCAGGGAGCGGCGGCGCTCGCGCCCGATCTCCCGCCGCTGCCGCGCGCCGCGCCGAACCCCGAGCTCGCCGCGCGCCGCGCCGAGATCGAGGCGCGCGCCGCGTCGATCGACGGCGAGAGCTTCTTCGAGATGCTCGGCGTCGCGGAGGACGCCCCTCCGGAGCGCGTCCAGAGCGCCTATTTCGCGCTCGCCAAGCGGTGGCACCCCGACCGGACGCCGGCGGAGCTCCAGGACGTCAAGCCGCTCGTCGCGCGCGTGTTCGCCCGCATCAGCGAGGCCTACCAGACGCTGAGCGATCCGAAGCGGCGCGCCGAGTACCAGAGCGCGCCGAAGGAGGCCCCGCCCCCCGCCGAGGACGAGCAGAAGATCGCCCGCGCCGTCGACGCCGCGCTCGAGTTCCAGAAGGCCGAGATCCTGCTCAAGAAGAACGACCTCGCGGGCGCCGAGGCCCGCGCGCGGCGCGCGCTCAACGCCGACCCGGAGCAGCCCGAGTACATGACGTTGCTCGTCTGGATCCAGGCGCAGCGGCGCGGCGACCCGCCTGTGCTCGCGGAGGGGGCCACCAGCGCGCACTACGACGACCTGATCCAGACGCTGGATGCCGTCCTGGAGAGGGAGCCTCGCTACGAGCGGGCGCTCTTCTACCGCGGCATGCTCCTCAAGCGCTCGGGGAGGATCGACAAGGCGATCGGCGATTTCCGCCTGGCGGCGGAGCTCAACCCGAAGAACCTCGACGCCATCCGCGAGGTCCGCTTGCAGGAGATGCGGAGCCGCACGACCACCGATCCGACGCCCGCGGGCGGCCTCCTCGGCAAGTTCTGGAAGCGCTGA
- a CDS encoding S41 family peptidase, whose protein sequence is MRTRVAGSVACIAASLATLALLSREAEIPLARARRGLAQPLLHTVAPDDEEIDGVGCDPNALDRGMAVPSGAPTSLDCEQARAIVAQARTTLAAPPLRVDPAKFAEATSDWLDPHGLWSVAPDAPVGASLRREAAALLDELQAPVGSGPCAAALRVGQELARWSRELDRLFDEGYRRGLASPPATHAAAWELVSSAPFEDGEVTRSARDLARKLGREVGGLRAHLGEPLARYADAVRERAAPSMSEDGWARTVIAAAVRAYVPQLDAHGAWAPLEEEVSIYDLDLEAHPPARLWQEMTRTAIGVRIDRGALAPLEDGDVVIRIQDLPISGMSVEQAEQLAVLSDVHPGTTARVALLRRGAAAPLELTVAPHPVGPQPPEAAPSELPLDLVRYGDGKVAVIAIPDVPDDLGDRVAAALLRARAQGDTRGVMLDVRANGGGSTDGAIAALALFLPGVPLFPMRRRDGGVEVERSPDVPEERGWSGPLAVLVDGDSASAAEMIAGAIGSYRRGVIIGDRTYGKGCAQEYLDDDAHVGVLRLTTLLYALPDGAPVQKVGIVPQVQLSLPATSEREARVDRALGPWRGPDVRDLHRVRDVPWPAHAGRIGPCRDETVCRALRSLGAVPAAAR, encoded by the coding sequence GTGAGGACGCGCGTCGCGGGCTCCGTCGCGTGCATCGCCGCAAGCCTGGCGACGCTCGCCCTGCTGTCGCGCGAGGCGGAGATCCCCCTCGCGAGGGCGCGGCGCGGGCTCGCGCAGCCCTTGCTCCACACCGTCGCGCCGGACGACGAGGAGATCGACGGCGTCGGATGTGACCCGAACGCCCTCGACCGCGGCATGGCGGTGCCGAGCGGAGCGCCGACGTCGCTCGACTGCGAGCAGGCCCGCGCCATCGTCGCCCAGGCCCGCACCACGCTGGCCGCTCCGCCGCTCCGCGTCGATCCCGCAAAGTTTGCCGAAGCGACCTCCGACTGGCTGGATCCGCACGGGCTGTGGTCGGTCGCCCCCGACGCGCCCGTGGGCGCCTCGCTGCGGCGGGAGGCCGCCGCGCTCCTGGACGAGCTGCAGGCGCCCGTTGGCAGCGGGCCGTGCGCGGCGGCGCTGCGCGTCGGCCAGGAGCTCGCCCGGTGGTCGCGCGAGCTCGATAGGCTCTTCGACGAGGGCTACAGGCGCGGCCTGGCCAGCCCGCCCGCGACCCACGCCGCGGCGTGGGAGCTGGTCTCGTCGGCGCCGTTCGAGGACGGCGAGGTGACGCGCAGCGCCCGGGACCTCGCGCGCAAGCTCGGCCGGGAGGTCGGCGGGCTGCGCGCGCACCTCGGGGAGCCGCTCGCCCGGTACGCCGACGCCGTGCGCGAGCGCGCGGCGCCCTCGATGAGCGAGGACGGCTGGGCGCGCACGGTGATCGCCGCCGCGGTCCGCGCCTACGTGCCCCAGCTGGACGCGCACGGCGCCTGGGCGCCGCTCGAGGAGGAGGTCTCCATCTACGATCTCGACCTCGAGGCGCACCCGCCGGCCCGGCTCTGGCAGGAGATGACGCGCACCGCGATCGGGGTGCGCATCGACCGCGGCGCGCTCGCGCCGCTCGAGGACGGAGACGTTGTGATCCGGATCCAGGATCTGCCGATCTCCGGCATGAGCGTCGAGCAGGCCGAGCAGCTCGCCGTGCTGTCCGACGTGCACCCCGGGACGACCGCCCGCGTGGCGCTGCTGCGGCGCGGGGCCGCGGCGCCGCTCGAGCTGACCGTGGCGCCGCACCCGGTCGGACCCCAGCCGCCCGAGGCGGCGCCCTCCGAGCTGCCGCTCGATCTTGTGCGCTACGGGGACGGCAAGGTCGCGGTGATCGCCATCCCCGACGTGCCCGACGACCTCGGGGATCGGGTCGCGGCGGCGCTCCTCCGCGCGCGCGCGCAGGGCGACACGCGGGGCGTGATGCTGGACGTGCGCGCCAACGGCGGCGGCTCGACCGACGGCGCGATCGCCGCGCTGGCGCTGTTCCTGCCGGGTGTACCGCTGTTCCCGATGCGGCGCCGCGACGGCGGCGTCGAGGTGGAGCGCTCGCCCGACGTCCCGGAGGAGCGCGGGTGGAGCGGGCCGCTCGCGGTGCTCGTCGACGGCGACTCCGCGAGCGCGGCGGAGATGATCGCCGGCGCGATCGGCAGCTACCGGCGCGGCGTGATCATCGGCGATCGGACGTACGGCAAGGGGTGCGCTCAGGAGTACCTCGACGACGACGCCCACGTCGGCGTGCTGCGGCTCACGACGCTCCTCTACGCGCTCCCCGACGGCGCGCCGGTGCAGAAGGTGGGCATCGTGCCGCAGGTGCAGCTCTCGCTGCCGGCGACGAGCGAGCGCGAGGCGCGCGTGGACCGGGCGCTAGGCCCGTGGCGAGGCCCCGACGTGCGCGATCTGCACCGCGTGCGCGACGTGCCCTGGCCGGCGCACGCCGGGCGGATAGGGCCCTGCCGCGACGAGACGGTCTGCCGCGCGCTGCGGTCGCTCGGCGCGGTGCCCGCGGCAGCGCGCTGA
- a CDS encoding sigma-70 family RNA polymerase sigma factor: MSATWDRAAFSAYRTELANYATLSPDAERELALRWRAGDRDAGRRLIEACLPFVMTIALEYRRWGLPMEDIVQEGNIGLLKAAERFDPDRGCRLATYAAYWIRAEIREHVARGYRIVRLGSSKSERRALRIYRKTHEKDPAVLAELSGLSEERAAELLPLLMARDVSLERSPTEDGIAPVERLASSGHTPEEEACAADERAQLSRALLQVVNELSPRERSIMNQRWLTDSPVTLEQLGADFGVSKERVRQIEERAKKRMRARIEEITREPMAKSA; this comes from the coding sequence ATGAGCGCCACCTGGGATCGTGCGGCATTCTCGGCTTATCGTACAGAGCTCGCGAACTACGCCACCCTGAGCCCGGACGCCGAGCGGGAGCTCGCGCTCCGCTGGCGAGCAGGTGACCGGGACGCTGGCCGGCGCCTCATCGAGGCGTGCCTGCCCTTCGTGATGACGATCGCTCTCGAGTACCGCCGCTGGGGGCTGCCGATGGAGGACATCGTGCAGGAGGGGAACATCGGCCTCCTGAAGGCCGCGGAGCGCTTCGATCCGGACCGCGGCTGCCGCCTGGCGACCTACGCGGCCTACTGGATCCGGGCGGAGATCCGCGAGCACGTGGCGCGGGGGTACCGGATCGTGCGCCTCGGGTCGTCGAAGAGCGAGCGGCGCGCGCTGCGCATCTACCGCAAGACGCACGAGAAGGACCCGGCGGTGCTCGCGGAGCTGAGCGGCCTGTCGGAGGAGCGGGCGGCCGAGCTGCTGCCGCTGCTCATGGCGCGCGACGTCAGCCTGGAGCGCTCTCCGACCGAGGACGGCATAGCTCCGGTGGAGCGGCTCGCGTCGAGCGGGCACACGCCGGAGGAGGAGGCCTGCGCCGCCGACGAGCGCGCGCAGCTCTCGCGCGCGCTGCTCCAGGTCGTGAACGAGCTGTCGCCCCGCGAGCGCTCCATCATGAACCAGCGCTGGCTGACGGACAGCCCCGTGACGCTCGAGCAGCTCGGCGCCGACTTCGGCGTCAGCAAGGAGCGCGTGCGGCAGATCGAGGAGCGCGCGAAGAAGCGGATGCGCGCGCGCATCGAAGAGATCACCCGCGAGCCGATGGCCAAGAGCGCCTGA
- a CDS encoding MBL fold metallo-hydrolase: MRIKMWGVRGSIPTPGAGTVEVGGNTSCYEIRAGETLVILDGGTGLRLLGQDLVKEMPFEAWMFFSHVHWDHIQGFPFFTPAFVRGNKIHLYGGLNVSRTLEETLAGQMDYPSFPVHLTEMGAAMTFRDLYEGEVVTIGPNDDVRVTNARGNHPNGVYAYRVEHEGKVVVYITDSEHYAIVDPKLKKLAMGADVLIFDAMYTPEEYAGEVGGGPKTGWGHATFVAGCELAKAAGAKQLVLHHHDPNQTDAMVREKEMRARELFPNTIAAREGTVIEI; the protein is encoded by the coding sequence ATGCGGATCAAGATGTGGGGGGTTCGCGGAAGCATCCCCACGCCCGGTGCAGGCACGGTCGAAGTTGGCGGCAACACGAGCTGCTATGAGATCCGTGCCGGTGAAACGCTGGTCATCCTCGATGGCGGGACGGGGCTCCGTCTCCTCGGCCAGGATCTGGTCAAGGAGATGCCCTTCGAAGCCTGGATGTTCTTCAGTCATGTGCACTGGGATCACATCCAGGGCTTCCCGTTCTTCACGCCGGCGTTCGTGCGCGGGAACAAGATCCATCTCTACGGTGGCCTCAACGTCTCCCGGACGCTCGAGGAGACGCTGGCCGGGCAGATGGACTACCCGAGCTTCCCGGTGCACCTCACGGAGATGGGCGCGGCGATGACCTTCCGCGACCTCTACGAGGGCGAGGTGGTCACGATCGGCCCGAACGACGATGTTCGCGTGACCAACGCGCGCGGCAACCACCCGAACGGCGTCTACGCGTACCGCGTCGAGCACGAGGGCAAGGTCGTCGTGTACATCACCGACTCCGAGCACTACGCGATCGTGGATCCGAAGCTGAAGAAGCTCGCGATGGGCGCCGACGTGCTGATCTTCGACGCGATGTACACGCCCGAGGAGTACGCGGGCGAGGTGGGCGGCGGCCCGAAGACGGGCTGGGGTCACGCCACGTTCGTCGCGGGCTGCGAGCTCGCGAAGGCGGCGGGCGCCAAGCAGCTCGTCCTGCACCACCACGACCCCAACCAGACCGACGCGATGGTGCGCGAGAAGGAGATGCGCGCCCGCGAGCTCTTCCCGAACACCATCGCCGCGCGCGAAGGCACGGTCATCGAGATCTAG